One Halostella limicola genomic window carries:
- a CDS encoding alpha/beta fold hydrolase: MDRRTFGDDGDEDLVFVLGWGNKLFHENVRWLIDRLVEAGYRVHAFRIPTTIEDFRSEYVEPVAEFTSQLDDYRLLSHSTGGLIAAYLDGAERRVYLSPFWGFPEGPQELLFDLLAKVPTNAELLPAGTTDREALGDLATDRQLETGADAAAPTWIRECLEAQENLPPIDDDAVVFCSLRDQVVSTRAIGERVPADRVVLYDGGHELFSSSSRERHIDTVLAALDEGAAAVRGE; encoded by the coding sequence ATGGACCGGCGCACGTTCGGCGACGACGGCGACGAGGACCTCGTGTTCGTCCTCGGCTGGGGGAACAAGCTGTTTCACGAGAACGTCCGCTGGCTGATCGACCGGCTCGTGGAGGCGGGCTACCGGGTCCACGCGTTCCGCATCCCGACGACGATCGAGGACTTCCGGAGCGAGTACGTCGAGCCCGTAGCGGAGTTCACCAGCCAGCTCGACGACTACCGACTGCTCTCGCACAGCACCGGCGGCCTCATCGCGGCGTACCTCGACGGCGCGGAGCGGCGGGTGTACCTCAGCCCGTTCTGGGGGTTCCCCGAGGGCCCGCAGGAGCTCCTGTTCGACCTGCTCGCGAAGGTACCGACGAACGCCGAACTCCTCCCGGCGGGGACGACGGACCGGGAGGCGCTCGGCGATCTGGCGACCGACCGCCAGTTAGAGACCGGCGCGGACGCCGCCGCGCCGACGTGGATCCGGGAGTGCCTGGAAGCGCAGGAGAACCTGCCGCCGATCGACGACGACGCCGTCGTGTTCTGTAGCCTGCGCGATCAGGTCGTCAGCACGCGCGCCATCGGCGAGCGCGTGCCGGCAGACCGGGTCGTCCTCTACGACGGCGGGCACGAACTGTTCTCCTCGTCGTCGCGCGAGCGACACATCGATACGGTCCTCGCGGCGCTCGACGAGGGCGCGGCCGCCGTCCGCGGCGAATAA
- the ncsA gene encoding tRNA 2-thiolation protein NcsA, giving the protein MDCTKCDREAVMHAAYSGSHLCEHHFCESVERRVRSRVREDNLLPRSATPDDPETWVIGLSGGKDSVVLAQILDETFAEDPRVEMIALTIHEGIEGYRDESVAACEELAADLDIRHEIVTYEDEFDVRMDDVVEKDPENMAACAYCGVFRRDLLSRYAEEFSATKLLTGHNLDDEAQTALMNFLEGDIAQMAKHFDASLGPFGDGPDARGEQDEFVPRAKPLRDVPEKEVALYAHLRDLPAHITECPHSSEAYRGEIQELLLGLEENHPGARHSIMAGYEEMAAMAASHYGDDGDRDLDECVECGATTTREKCRKCALVESVHAV; this is encoded by the coding sequence ATGGACTGCACCAAGTGCGACCGCGAGGCGGTCATGCACGCGGCCTACTCCGGGTCGCACCTCTGCGAGCACCACTTCTGCGAGTCGGTCGAGCGCCGCGTCCGCAGTCGCGTCCGCGAGGACAACCTGCTGCCGCGCTCGGCGACGCCCGACGACCCCGAGACGTGGGTGATCGGGCTCTCCGGCGGGAAGGACAGCGTCGTCCTCGCGCAGATCTTGGACGAGACGTTCGCCGAGGACCCCCGCGTCGAGATGATCGCCCTGACCATCCACGAGGGGATCGAGGGCTACCGCGACGAGAGCGTCGCCGCCTGCGAGGAACTCGCCGCCGATCTGGACATCCGCCACGAGATCGTGACCTACGAGGACGAGTTCGACGTACGGATGGACGACGTGGTCGAGAAGGACCCCGAGAACATGGCCGCCTGCGCGTACTGCGGCGTGTTCCGCCGTGACCTCCTCTCCCGGTACGCCGAGGAGTTCAGCGCGACGAAACTGCTGACCGGCCACAACCTGGACGACGAGGCCCAGACCGCGCTGATGAACTTCTTGGAGGGCGATATCGCCCAGATGGCCAAGCACTTCGACGCCAGCCTCGGCCCGTTCGGCGACGGTCCGGACGCCCGCGGCGAGCAAGACGAGTTCGTCCCGCGCGCCAAACCCCTACGGGACGTCCCTGAGAAGGAGGTTGCGCTGTACGCCCACCTGCGGGACCTGCCCGCCCACATCACCGAGTGTCCCCACTCCAGCGAGGCGTACCGCGGCGAGATCCAGGAGCTCCTGCTCGGCCTGGAGGAGAACCACCCCGGCGCCCGCCACTCGATCATGGCGGGCTACGAGGAGATGGCCGCGATGGCCGCCAGCCACTACGGCGACGACGGCGACCGCGACCTCGACGAGTGCGTCGAGTGCGGCGCGACGACGACGAGAGAGAAGTGTCGGAAGTGTGCCTTAGTCGAATCGGTGCACGCCGTTTAG
- the ftsZ gene encoding cell division protein FtsZ: MQDIVQDALENAEEEKRDMELADDDDDEFGDPRIVIVGAGGAGNNTVNRLYNIGVDGAETVAINTDKQHLKMIEADTKILVGKSLTNGLGAGGDPSMGERATEMAQGTIKEVLGDADLVFVTAGMGGGTGTGAAPVVSKIASEQGAIVVGMVSTPFNVERARTVKAEEGLEKLREEADSIIVLDNNRLLDYVPNLPIGKAFSVMDQIIAETVKGISETITQPSLINLDYADMTTIMNQGGVAVMLVGETQDKNKTREVVNDAMSHPLLDVDYRGASGGLVHITGGPDLTLKEAEGIANNITERLEASANVIWGARIQENYKGKVRVMAIMTGVQSAQVLGPTTQKQANKSRQSLEGVEDASFDASQNLGDEHVHGAGGAQSDGGRDEVEKSNGLDVIR, translated from the coding sequence ATGCAGGATATCGTTCAGGACGCGCTGGAGAACGCGGAGGAGGAGAAGCGTGACATGGAGCTCGCGGACGACGACGACGACGAGTTCGGGGACCCCCGGATCGTCATCGTCGGCGCGGGCGGCGCGGGCAACAACACCGTCAACCGCCTGTACAACATCGGCGTCGACGGCGCGGAGACCGTCGCTATCAACACCGACAAGCAGCACCTGAAGATGATCGAGGCCGACACGAAGATCCTCGTGGGCAAGTCGCTCACGAATGGCCTCGGCGCGGGCGGCGACCCGTCGATGGGCGAACGCGCGACCGAGATGGCTCAGGGGACCATCAAGGAAGTGCTCGGCGACGCCGACCTCGTGTTCGTCACCGCGGGCATGGGCGGCGGTACCGGTACGGGCGCCGCACCCGTCGTCTCGAAGATCGCGAGCGAACAAGGCGCCATCGTCGTCGGCATGGTGTCGACGCCGTTCAACGTCGAACGCGCCCGCACGGTGAAAGCCGAGGAAGGCCTCGAGAAGCTCCGCGAGGAGGCCGACTCGATCATCGTGCTCGACAACAACCGGCTGCTCGACTATGTCCCGAACCTGCCGATCGGGAAGGCGTTCTCGGTGATGGACCAGATCATCGCCGAGACCGTCAAGGGAATCAGCGAGACCATCACCCAGCCGTCGCTCATCAACCTGGACTACGCGGACATGACGACGATCATGAACCAGGGCGGCGTCGCGGTGATGCTCGTCGGCGAGACTCAGGACAAGAACAAGACCCGCGAAGTCGTCAACGACGCGATGAGCCATCCGCTCCTCGACGTCGACTACCGTGGCGCGAGCGGCGGGCTCGTCCACATCACCGGCGGCCCCGACCTCACGCTGAAGGAGGCCGAGGGCATCGCCAACAACATCACCGAGCGCCTCGAAGCGAGCGCGAACGTGATCTGGGGCGCACGGATCCAGGAGAACTACAAGGGCAAGGTGCGCGTCATGGCGATCATGACGGGCGTCCAGAGCGCGCAGGTGCTCGGTCCGACGACCCAGAAGCAGGCGAACAAGTCCCGGCAGAGCCTGGAGGGCGTCGAGGACGCGAGCTTCGACGCCAGCCAGAACCTCGGCGACGAGCACGTCCACGGAGCCGGCGGCGCGCAGAGCGACGGCGGACGCGACGAGGTCGAGAAGAGCAACGGCCTCGACGTCATCCGGTAG
- a CDS encoding ribbon-helix-helix domain-containing protein codes for MERVTLRIPKQQIDEVEQLVETGEFPNRSEAIRSAVREMINEQSESSQESSGKRTWAKV; via the coding sequence ATGGAGCGTGTGACACTGCGAATCCCGAAACAGCAGATCGACGAAGTTGAACAGCTGGTCGAGACGGGCGAGTTCCCGAACCGGAGCGAGGCGATCCGGTCGGCCGTCCGCGAAATGATCAACGAGCAGAGCGAGAGTTCCCAGGAGAGCTCCGGCAAGCGCACCTGGGCGAAGGTGTAA
- a CDS encoding double zinc ribbon domain-containing protein has translation MSKITFRADDDLIEELERFDASKSEVMREALREYLDSRDARTREEPSPRDGDAREGTIDEIVAERVDALVERRLDERARPTGGQDINVNITLDGDRGVESSDADARKTTSQSADPSPEPSNTCGQCGETVSPDHVYCPNCGEKATHRVFCDCGDELSTDWAFCPGCGRRTPAADVLDPS, from the coding sequence ATGAGCAAGATCACGTTTCGCGCGGACGACGACCTGATCGAGGAACTGGAGCGGTTCGACGCCTCCAAGAGCGAGGTGATGCGCGAGGCGCTCCGGGAGTACCTCGACTCGCGCGACGCGCGAACGCGAGAGGAGCCGTCGCCTCGCGACGGGGACGCGCGCGAGGGGACGATCGACGAGATCGTCGCCGAGCGAGTCGACGCGCTCGTCGAACGCCGACTCGACGAGCGGGCGCGGCCGACCGGCGGGCAGGACATCAACGTAAACATCACGCTCGACGGCGATCGAGGAGTGGAGTCGTCGGACGCGGACGCGCGTAAGACAACCTCCCAAAGCGCTGACCCGTCGCCGGAACCGAGTAATACGTGCGGGCAGTGCGGCGAGACGGTCAGCCCGGATCACGTGTACTGCCCGAACTGCGGCGAGAAGGCCACGCACCGGGTGTTCTGCGACTGCGGCGACGAGCTCAGCACGGACTGGGCGTTCTGTCCGGGCTGCGGCCGTCGGACGCCGGCTGCGGACGTGTTAGATCCGTCGTAG
- a CDS encoding DUF7351 domain-containing protein has product MEETRFTPEIDLDGLSPDEAFAVLGNEIRLDIIRVLWHADAARRYDDVSDSAETISFSELRRRVGLDDNGQFNYHLSQLAPHFIRQTDDGYRLSGAGKQIARTVIAVSGGEDVDFSTDLEQDCPLCNAPMTVAYEDQWIRISCTECDGVFGDKAPEGSVFFSSYPAAGVTDRSPDEALATGFYRCMLDISYMMRDVCRECAGSISASVSVCDAHQFQDGKPCPTCGTRFPVWTEQRCDTCGFAKRLPVEPFVLTLSPVVGFLDDEGIDALAPDFDEILGFLQTDVETTVTEDPFRVSVTIEGEEESLSVTLDDGMNVVGLDRKRPK; this is encoded by the coding sequence ATGGAAGAGACCCGCTTCACACCAGAGATCGATTTAGACGGGTTGTCACCCGACGAGGCCTTTGCCGTCTTGGGAAACGAAATACGGTTAGACATCATCCGGGTGTTGTGGCACGCCGACGCCGCCCGCAGATACGACGACGTCTCCGATAGCGCCGAGACGATCTCCTTCTCGGAGCTACGCCGCCGGGTCGGCCTCGACGATAACGGGCAGTTCAACTATCACCTCTCGCAGCTCGCGCCCCACTTCATCCGGCAAACTGACGACGGATACCGGTTGAGCGGCGCTGGCAAGCAGATCGCGAGAACCGTGATCGCCGTTTCGGGAGGGGAAGACGTCGACTTCTCCACCGATCTCGAACAGGACTGCCCGCTGTGCAACGCGCCCATGACGGTCGCGTACGAAGACCAGTGGATTCGGATCAGTTGTACCGAGTGCGACGGGGTGTTCGGCGACAAGGCGCCGGAGGGGTCGGTCTTCTTCTCGAGTTATCCGGCTGCGGGGGTGACGGATCGCTCCCCCGACGAAGCACTCGCTACCGGATTCTATCGGTGCATGTTGGATATCTCTTACATGATGCGCGACGTCTGCCGAGAGTGCGCCGGCTCGATCTCGGCGTCAGTCTCGGTTTGCGACGCTCACCAGTTCCAGGACGGAAAACCGTGTCCGACCTGTGGAACGCGGTTCCCGGTCTGGACGGAACAGCGATGCGACACCTGCGGGTTCGCCAAGCGTCTGCCGGTGGAACCGTTCGTTCTGACGCTGAGTCCCGTAGTCGGATTCCTCGACGACGAGGGGATCGATGCCCTCGCTCCGGACTTCGACGAGATCCTCGGCTTCCTTCAGACAGACGTCGAGACTACTGTCACCGAGGACCCCTTCCGCGTGTCGGTCACCATCGAGGGTGAGGAGGAATCGCTCAGTGTCACCCTGGACGACGGCATGAACGTCGTCGGCCTCGACAGAAAGCGGCCGAAGTGA
- a CDS encoding nickel-binding protein: protein MTDRDLIDFGIWRRMDEDVTDEETKREALEASQGAIAELREKGIEVEWVRTDVLEDPDSDADCAYCHYRAPSEEAIKEHSERAGLPVTELTRMDDQLDRETIE, encoded by the coding sequence ATGACAGACCGAGACCTGATCGATTTCGGCATCTGGCGACGGATGGACGAAGACGTCACGGACGAGGAGACGAAGCGGGAAGCCCTCGAAGCGTCGCAGGGGGCGATCGCGGAACTCCGGGAGAAGGGTATAGAGGTCGAGTGGGTGCGCACCGACGTGTTGGAGGACCCGGACAGCGACGCCGATTGCGCGTACTGCCACTACCGGGCTCCGAGCGAAGAGGCGATCAAGGAGCACTCGGAGCGCGCCGGACTCCCCGTGACGGAGCTCACTCGCATGGACGATCAATTAGACCGCGAGACCATCGAATAG
- a CDS encoding cupin domain-containing protein, with protein sequence MGQLKTVSLDGLDLVDVTQSDSNMDVSVNFPFSPDFPATTGMELEGGHNVVYFEIEPGKELGTHTDSPEELIVCLEGEGIEGWAGDAEGELRAGDLAVIPPMTAHGFRNTGDETARFLGVFSDSTNVSEFEKELEPLGDRIVKV encoded by the coding sequence ATGGGACAACTCAAAACGGTCAGCCTCGACGGTCTCGATCTCGTCGACGTGACGCAGTCGGACTCGAACATGGACGTGAGCGTGAACTTCCCGTTCTCACCGGATTTCCCGGCGACGACGGGGATGGAACTCGAAGGCGGTCACAACGTCGTCTACTTCGAGATCGAACCGGGAAAGGAACTGGGAACCCACACGGACAGCCCCGAAGAGCTCATCGTCTGTCTCGAAGGCGAGGGGATCGAGGGCTGGGCCGGGGACGCGGAAGGGGAACTTCGGGCGGGCGACTTGGCGGTGATCCCCCCGATGACGGCTCACGGCTTCCGTAATACCGGTGACGAGACGGCGCGGTTCCTGGGCGTCTTCTCGGACAGTACCAACGTCAGCGAGTTCGAGAAGGAATTAGAGCCGCTCGGAGATCGAATCGTCAAGGTATAG
- a CDS encoding ABC transporter permease: MRGALPVARRLLLGVRGDRRTAALVVVVPAFLIWLFSEVFTRTEAVAPVLLAVFVFFLTYLLTAVGFLRERTAGTLDRVLVAPVSRSGLVVGYVLGFGALATVQSVVLLAAAVVFLDVSFAHGVALFFLVELLGALTALGLGVLLSLFAENEFQAVQFIPVVISPQVILGGTFLPVDRLPWYLEYPARTMPVTYIIRAMDYVVNGQGTAGEFRVAFAALLAFSVAAIAVAGVVVRRAG; the protein is encoded by the coding sequence ATGAGGGGTGCGCTCCCGGTCGCCCGACGACTTCTCCTCGGCGTCCGCGGCGACCGCCGAACGGCCGCGCTGGTCGTCGTCGTCCCGGCCTTTCTCATCTGGCTGTTCAGCGAGGTGTTCACCCGGACCGAGGCGGTCGCTCCCGTCCTCCTGGCGGTGTTCGTGTTCTTCCTCACCTACCTGCTGACAGCCGTCGGCTTCCTGCGCGAGCGCACCGCCGGGACGCTCGACCGGGTGCTGGTCGCGCCGGTTTCCCGGAGCGGGCTGGTCGTCGGGTACGTCCTGGGGTTCGGCGCGCTGGCGACCGTCCAGTCCGTCGTCCTGTTGGCGGCGGCGGTGGTCTTCCTCGACGTCTCGTTCGCACACGGGGTCGCGCTGTTTTTCCTCGTCGAACTGCTCGGCGCGCTCACCGCGCTCGGGCTCGGCGTCCTGCTCTCGCTGTTCGCGGAGAACGAGTTCCAGGCCGTCCAGTTCATCCCAGTCGTCATCTCTCCGCAGGTGATCCTCGGCGGGACGTTCCTCCCCGTCGACCGGTTACCCTGGTATCTGGAGTACCCCGCGCGAACCATGCCGGTCACGTACATTATCCGAGCGATGGACTACGTGGTCAACGGCCAGGGCACGGCCGGCGAGTTCCGCGTCGCGTTCGCCGCGCTGCTGGCCTTCAGTGTCGCGGCCATCGCCGTCGCGGGTGTCGTCGTACGACGGGCCGGGTGA
- a CDS encoding ABC transporter ATP-binding protein has translation MDDPSVRVDGLRRSFGPVTALDGVDLRLDGPAIVGVAGPNGAGKTTLIEMLLGLLAPDEGTVRVNGVDPLSFDADDRRRLGYMPQHEAVYRDLTVRENVAFFARLYGADDRASAVAAAVDFVGLADRADDRLSELSGGMIRRASLACAVVHDPGVLFLDEPTVGLDPELRATMWDGFRERRDDGTLALVSTHYLGEARHCDRVLFLRNGRVLAFDSPDAFLDRTGTEDLEAAFLALLDDRDPRETALDATDTEEAADV, from the coding sequence ATGGACGACCCATCCGTTCGCGTCGACGGCCTCCGGCGCAGTTTCGGGCCGGTGACCGCCCTCGACGGCGTCGACCTCCGCCTCGACGGGCCGGCGATCGTCGGCGTCGCCGGCCCGAACGGCGCCGGCAAGACCACGCTCATCGAGATGCTGCTCGGACTACTGGCACCGGACGAGGGCACTGTCAGGGTCAACGGCGTCGATCCGCTGTCGTTCGACGCCGACGACCGACGCCGGCTCGGATACATGCCGCAGCACGAGGCGGTGTATCGCGACCTCACCGTGCGCGAGAACGTCGCCTTCTTCGCTCGCCTGTACGGGGCCGACGACCGCGCCAGCGCGGTCGCGGCGGCCGTCGACTTCGTGGGCCTCGCCGACCGAGCCGACGACCGTCTCTCGGAACTCTCCGGTGGGATGATACGGCGGGCCAGCCTGGCCTGTGCCGTCGTCCACGACCCCGGCGTGCTCTTTCTGGACGAGCCGACCGTGGGGCTCGACCCCGAACTCCGGGCGACGATGTGGGACGGGTTCCGCGAGCGGCGCGACGACGGGACGCTGGCGCTCGTCTCGACGCATTATCTGGGAGAGGCTCGCCACTGCGACCGCGTGCTCTTCCTCCGGAACGGACGGGTGCTCGCGTTCGACTCGCCGGACGCGTTTCTGGATCGGACGGGCACTGAGGATCTGGAGGCTGCCTTCCTCGCATTACTGGACGACCGGGACCCCCGAGAGACCGCACTCGACGCCACGGACACCGAGGAGGCGGCCGACGTATGA
- a CDS encoding helix-turn-helix domain-containing protein, with the protein MQYLRMTARPSLEAIPRTLRLLLASEHVARARWISWNLSDSRGLTVLLRVAGDRGAVRDGLSDAPEVVTADVAPAESGAFYLLITLDPTVSTVTASIFEVIRRDGVVLLPPVADRDGAVEVRLVGEPAAVGDVVDALPDDIDVVVREIGERGLLSERSTASLSPRQREAVTAAIDLGYYDQPRKATHEEVAEALGCAPSTASEHIRKAEAKLVRAAVERGRWA; encoded by the coding sequence ATGCAGTACCTCCGGATGACCGCGCGCCCGTCGCTGGAGGCGATCCCCCGGACGCTCCGCTTGCTGCTGGCGTCGGAACACGTCGCGAGAGCCCGGTGGATCTCCTGGAACCTCTCCGACAGCCGCGGCCTCACCGTCCTGCTGCGCGTCGCGGGCGACCGCGGAGCCGTTCGAGACGGTCTGAGCGACGCGCCCGAAGTCGTCACCGCCGACGTCGCACCCGCCGAGAGCGGCGCGTTCTACCTGCTGATCACCCTGGATCCGACGGTGTCGACGGTCACGGCGTCCATCTTCGAGGTGATACGACGCGACGGGGTGGTGCTCCTGCCCCCGGTCGCCGACCGAGACGGCGCAGTGGAGGTGCGACTGGTAGGCGAACCGGCGGCGGTGGGCGACGTCGTCGACGCTCTCCCGGACGACATCGACGTCGTCGTCCGCGAGATCGGCGAGCGGGGCCTGCTCTCCGAGCGCTCGACGGCGTCCCTGAGTCCCCGCCAGCGGGAGGCGGTGACGGCGGCGATAGATCTGGGCTACTACGACCAACCGCGGAAGGCGACCCACGAGGAGGTCGCCGAGGCCCTCGGCTGTGCTCCGTCGACGGCGAGCGAACATATCAGGAAGGCGGAGGCGAAACTCGTGCGAGCGGCGGTGGAGCGCGGACGGTGGGCGTAG
- a CDS encoding 2Fe-2S iron-sulfur cluster-binding protein: MDEEVPITVVTGTGETTVEVERGTNLREALLERGFPVYGTLSRHANCGGRGLCSTCTVEVDPAPEPTHWHDAAAVRFGYPRLSCCIDVEEPMMVKLLDKHVWGQVFPRRLSRD, translated from the coding sequence ATGGACGAGGAAGTCCCGATCACGGTCGTCACCGGAACGGGAGAAACGACCGTCGAGGTCGAGCGCGGTACGAACCTCAGGGAGGCGCTGCTCGAGCGGGGGTTTCCGGTCTACGGGACCCTCTCGCGACACGCCAACTGCGGCGGCCGGGGCCTGTGTTCGACCTGCACCGTCGAGGTCGATCCCGCCCCGGAGCCGACCCACTGGCACGACGCCGCGGCCGTCCGGTTCGGCTATCCGCGGCTCTCCTGCTGCATCGACGTCGAGGAGCCGATGATGGTCAAGCTCCTGGACAAGCACGTCTGGGGACAGGTGTTCCCGCGCCGGCTGTCCCGGGACTGA